A genomic stretch from Mycobacterium paraterrae includes:
- the ahcY gene encoding adenosylhomocysteinase, with amino-acid sequence MTTTEHPLTADVVNGIDFKVADLSLADYGRRDIELSEQEMPGLMSLRREYHDVQPLKGARISGSLHMTVQTAVLIETLTALGAEVRWASCNIFSTQDHAAAAVVVGPHGTPENPQGVPVFAWKGETLEEYWWAAEQILTWPDEPANMILDDGGDATMLVLRGAQYEKAGVVPPDDEDDSAEHRVFLNLLRKRFETDKDKWTKIAASIKGVSEETTTGVLRLYQFAAAGELSFPAINVNDSVTKSKFDNKYGCRHSLIDGINRGTDVLIGGKKALICGYGDVGKGSAESLAGQGARVTVTEIDPINALQALMEGFDVKRVEDVIGEADIIITTTGNKDIITLEHIKAMKDKAILGNIGHFDNEIQVARLEKSGAIKTNIRPQVDLWTFPDTGKSIILLSEGRLLNLGNATGHPSFVMSNSFSNQVIAQIELWTKNDEYDNEVYRLPKHLDEKVARIHVEALGGELTKLTKEQAEYIGVDVDGPYKPDHYRY; translated from the coding sequence ATGACGACGACCGAACATCCGCTGACCGCCGACGTGGTGAACGGGATCGACTTCAAGGTCGCCGACCTGTCGTTGGCCGATTATGGCCGCCGCGACATCGAGCTCTCCGAGCAGGAGATGCCGGGTCTGATGTCGCTGCGCCGCGAATACCACGACGTCCAGCCGCTCAAGGGCGCCCGCATCTCGGGCTCGTTGCACATGACTGTGCAGACCGCGGTGCTGATCGAGACCCTGACCGCGTTGGGTGCGGAGGTCCGTTGGGCGTCCTGCAACATCTTCTCCACCCAGGACCACGCCGCCGCCGCGGTGGTCGTCGGCCCGCACGGCACCCCGGAGAACCCGCAGGGTGTGCCGGTGTTCGCGTGGAAGGGCGAGACCCTCGAGGAGTACTGGTGGGCCGCCGAGCAGATCCTGACCTGGCCGGACGAGCCGGCCAACATGATCCTCGACGACGGTGGTGACGCCACCATGCTGGTGCTGCGCGGCGCGCAGTACGAGAAGGCCGGCGTCGTTCCGCCGGACGACGAAGACGACTCGGCCGAGCACCGGGTGTTCCTGAACCTGCTGCGCAAGCGGTTCGAGACCGACAAGGACAAGTGGACCAAGATCGCCGCGTCGATCAAGGGCGTCTCTGAAGAGACCACCACCGGGGTGCTGCGCCTGTACCAGTTCGCCGCCGCCGGTGAGCTGTCGTTCCCGGCGATCAACGTCAACGACTCGGTGACCAAGTCCAAGTTCGACAACAAGTACGGCTGCCGGCACTCGCTTATCGACGGCATCAACCGCGGTACCGACGTGCTGATCGGCGGCAAGAAGGCCCTGATCTGCGGTTACGGCGACGTCGGCAAGGGTTCGGCGGAGTCGCTGGCCGGCCAGGGCGCACGCGTGACGGTCACCGAGATCGACCCGATCAACGCCTTGCAGGCGCTGATGGAGGGCTTCGACGTCAAGCGGGTGGAAGACGTGATCGGCGAGGCCGACATCATCATCACCACCACTGGTAACAAGGACATCATCACCCTTGAGCACATCAAGGCGATGAAGGACAAGGCGATCCTGGGCAACATCGGTCACTTCGACAACGAGATCCAGGTCGCCCGACTGGAGAAGTCCGGCGCGATCAAGACCAACATCCGTCCCCAGGTCGACCTGTGGACCTTCCCGGACACCGGTAAGTCGATCATCCTGCTGTCCGAGGGCCGGCTGCTGAACCTGGGCAACGCGACCGGCCACCCGTCGTTCGTGATGAGCAACAGCTTTTCCAACCAGGTCATCGCGCAGATCGAACTGTGGACCAAGAACGACGAGTACGACAACGAGGTCTACCGGCTGCCCAAGCACCTGGACGAGAAGGTCGCCCGCATCCACGTCGAGGCGCTCGGCGGCGAGCTGACCAAGCTCACCAAGGAGCAGGCCGAATACATCGGCGTGGACGTCGACGGCCCGTACAAGCCGGACCACTACCGCTACTGA
- a CDS encoding dTMP kinase produces MLIAIEGVDGAGKRTLTDGLRARFEAAGKSVATLAFPRYGQSVTADVAAEALHGQHGDLASSVYAMAMLFALDRAGGADQIRELCHDHDVVILDRYVASNAAYSAARLHQPASGEAVGWVHDIEYGRLGLPAPDWQVLLGVSAELADQRARHRASMDAGRARDAYERDAGLQQRTGAVYAELAASNWGGRWLVVDETVDPGRLKEQLMA; encoded by the coding sequence GTGCTGATTGCCATCGAGGGCGTCGACGGCGCCGGCAAGCGGACGCTCACCGACGGCCTGCGCGCGAGGTTCGAGGCCGCCGGGAAATCCGTGGCGACCCTGGCGTTCCCGCGGTACGGGCAGTCGGTGACCGCCGACGTCGCTGCCGAGGCATTGCACGGTCAGCACGGCGACCTGGCGTCGTCGGTGTATGCGATGGCCATGCTTTTCGCGCTGGATCGCGCGGGTGGTGCCGATCAGATCCGCGAACTGTGTCACGACCATGACGTGGTGATCCTCGACCGCTATGTCGCCTCCAACGCCGCCTACAGCGCCGCACGTCTGCACCAGCCGGCCAGCGGCGAGGCGGTTGGCTGGGTGCACGACATCGAATATGGCCGGCTGGGACTGCCGGCGCCGGACTGGCAGGTGTTGCTCGGAGTGTCGGCCGAACTGGCTGATCAGCGGGCCCGGCACCGCGCAAGCATGGACGCCGGCCGAGCGCGCGACGCCTACGAACGCGACGCCGGGCTGCAGCAGCGGACCGGCGCGGTGTACGCCGAGCTGGCCGCCTCGAACTGGGGCGGCCGCTGGCTGGTGGTCGACGAGACGGTCGATCCGGGCCGCCTCAAGGAGCAGTTAATGGCTTAG
- the mtrA gene encoding two-component system response regulator MtrA — translation METMRQRILVVDDDASLAEMLTIVLRGEGFDTAVIGDGTQALTAVRELRPDLVLLDLMLPGMNGIDVCRVLRADSGVPIVMLTAKTDTVDVVLGLESGADDYIMKPFKPKELVARVRARLRRNEDEPAEMLSIADVDIDVPAHKVTRNGEQISLTPLEFDLLVALARKPRQVFTRDVLLEQVWGYRHPADTRLVNVHVQRLRAKVEKDPENPTVVLTVRGVGYKAGPP, via the coding sequence ATGGAGACCATGAGGCAAAGGATTCTCGTGGTTGACGACGACGCGTCGCTGGCCGAGATGCTGACCATTGTGCTGCGGGGGGAAGGTTTCGACACCGCCGTCATTGGTGACGGCACCCAGGCGCTGACCGCCGTGCGCGAACTGCGGCCCGACCTGGTGTTGCTGGACTTGATGCTGCCCGGCATGAACGGCATCGACGTATGCCGGGTGCTGCGCGCCGACTCCGGGGTTCCGATCGTGATGCTCACGGCCAAGACCGACACCGTCGACGTGGTGCTCGGGCTGGAGTCGGGCGCCGACGACTACATCATGAAGCCGTTCAAACCCAAGGAATTGGTCGCCCGCGTGCGAGCCCGGCTGCGGCGCAACGAGGACGAGCCCGCCGAAATGCTGTCGATCGCCGACGTGGACATCGACGTGCCCGCCCACAAGGTCACCCGCAACGGCGAGCAGATCTCGCTGACGCCGCTGGAGTTCGACCTGCTCGTGGCGTTGGCGCGCAAACCGCGCCAGGTGTTTACTCGTGATGTGCTGCTCGAACAGGTGTGGGGCTACCGCCACCCCGCGGACACCCGTTTGGTGAACGTGCACGTCCAGCGTCTGCGGGCCAAGGTGGAGAAAGACCCCGAGAACCCGACCGTTGTACTGACCGTTCGAGGAGTGGGTTACAAGGCCGGACCTCCGTGA
- the mtrB gene encoding MtrAB system histidine kinase MtrB: protein MIWSSRPRFRGRSGRSGPVMRGMGTLSRAMGVAWRRSLQLRVLALTLGMSLTVILALGFVLTSQVTNRVLDVKLRAATEQIERARSTVSGIVSGEEARSLDSSLQLARNTLTSKTDPTSGAGLAGAFDAVLVVPGQGPRPAASAGPVDQLPDSLREFVKAGQVAYQYASVHTEGFSGPALVIGTPTTSRVNNLELYLVFPLGNEQSTIALVRGTMATGGLVLMVLLAGIAWLVTRQVVVPVRAAARTAERFADGHLSERIPIRGEDDMARLAVSFNDMAESLSRQIAQLEEFGNLQRRFTSDVSHELRTPLTTVRMAADLIYDHLEDLEPALQRSTELMVNELDRFESLLSDLLEISRHDAGVAELSVEAVDLRTTVNSALGNVGHLAEDAGVQMIVDMPEEEVIAEVDPRRVERILRNLIANAIDHAEHKPVRIRMGYDEDTVAVTVRDYGVGLRPGEEKLVFSRFWRSDPSRVRRSGGTGLGLAISVEDARLHQGRLEAWGEPGNGACFRLTLPLVRGHKVTTSPLPMKPVAPERTPRQREHADRGV from the coding sequence TTGATCTGGAGCTCGAGACCGCGTTTTCGTGGTCGTTCCGGCCGGTCCGGCCCGGTCATGCGGGGCATGGGCACACTGAGCCGCGCGATGGGTGTGGCCTGGCGCCGATCCTTGCAGCTGCGGGTGCTCGCTTTGACCCTGGGCATGTCGCTGACCGTGATCCTGGCGCTGGGCTTCGTATTGACCAGCCAGGTCACCAACCGCGTGCTCGACGTCAAACTGCGCGCCGCGACTGAGCAGATCGAACGCGCGCGCAGCACGGTCAGCGGAATCGTCAGTGGCGAGGAGGCCCGCTCGCTGGACAGCAGCCTGCAGTTGGCCCGTAACACGCTGACGTCCAAGACCGATCCCACCTCCGGCGCAGGGTTGGCCGGCGCGTTCGACGCGGTGCTGGTGGTTCCGGGCCAGGGTCCGCGCCCCGCCGCGTCGGCCGGGCCGGTCGACCAGTTGCCCGATTCGCTGCGGGAATTCGTCAAGGCCGGACAGGTGGCCTACCAGTACGCGTCGGTGCATACCGAGGGTTTCTCCGGCCCGGCGCTGGTGATCGGCACGCCGACCACGTCGCGGGTGAACAACCTGGAGCTCTACCTGGTGTTCCCGCTGGGCAACGAGCAGAGCACGATCGCACTCGTCAGGGGAACCATGGCCACCGGTGGTCTGGTGCTGATGGTGCTGCTGGCCGGTATCGCGTGGCTGGTCACCCGCCAGGTGGTGGTCCCGGTTCGGGCGGCGGCGCGCACCGCGGAGCGATTCGCCGACGGCCATCTGTCCGAACGCATTCCGATCCGCGGCGAGGACGACATGGCCCGGCTGGCGGTGTCCTTCAACGACATGGCCGAGAGCCTGTCGCGTCAGATCGCCCAACTCGAGGAGTTCGGAAACCTGCAGCGACGCTTCACCTCTGACGTCAGCCACGAGCTGCGCACCCCGTTGACCACCGTCCGGATGGCCGCCGACCTGATCTACGACCACCTCGAAGACCTCGAACCCGCGTTGCAGCGGTCCACCGAGCTGATGGTCAACGAGCTCGACCGGTTCGAGTCGCTGCTGAGCGACCTGCTGGAAATCTCGCGTCACGACGCCGGTGTCGCCGAATTGTCAGTCGAGGCAGTGGATTTGCGGACGACTGTGAACAGCGCGCTGGGCAACGTCGGGCACCTGGCCGAGGATGCCGGCGTGCAGATGATTGTCGACATGCCCGAAGAAGAGGTCATCGCTGAGGTCGACCCACGACGGGTCGAGCGCATTCTGCGCAACCTGATCGCGAACGCGATCGATCACGCCGAGCACAAGCCGGTGCGGATCCGGATGGGCTATGACGAAGACACCGTCGCGGTCACCGTCCGTGACTACGGCGTCGGGCTGCGACCGGGCGAGGAGAAGCTCGTGTTCAGCCGGTTCTGGCGATCGGACCCCTCGCGGGTGCGCCGCTCCGGCGGGACCGGCCTCGGTTTGGCGATCAGCGTCGAGGACGCTCGGTTGCACCAGGGACGGTTGGAGGCCTGGGGCGAGCCAGGCAACGGCGCGTGTTTCCGCCTCACCCTGCCGCTGGTGCGCGGCCACAAGGTGACCACCAGCCCGTTGCCGATGAAACCCGTTGCCCCAGAACGCACGCCGCGGCAGCGCGAGCATGCCGATCGAGGCGTGTGA
- the lpqB gene encoding MtrAB system accessory lipoprotein LpqB, producing the protein MRRLIALLVTLAAVLAGCAGVPNGSAPQAIGTVDRPAPANLPKPTPGMDPDVLLREFLKATADPANRHLAARQFLTQSASNNWDDAGSSLLIDHVVFVETHSAERVSVTMRAEVLGSLSDMGVFETAEGQLPDPGPIELVKTPGGWRIDKLPDGVFLDWQQFQATYKRNTLYFSDPTGKTMVPDPRYVAVSDRDQLATELVSKLIAGPRPEMVKSVHNMLTPPVRLRGPVTRADGGKSGVGRGYGGARVDLELLTVADPRSRQLVAAQIIWTLARADIKGPYVIKADGASLDERFADGWNTTDVAATDPGVAEGAAAGVHALIGGRVVALDGQRSDPVPGAFGRATDQAAAALSRNGHQAASVVVQRPGAPDMSSSLWIGDLGGEAAEAADGHTLSRPTWSLDDAVWVVADGNTVLRAIQETASGQPARLPVDSAAVSSKFPGVIAELQLSRDGTRAAMLINGQVICSSVEQTQAGQFALTYPRRLGFGLGSSVISLAWRTDEDIAVSRTDAEHPVSYVNIDGVNSDAPTGNLQQPVGVIAANPSTVYVADPRGVMQLSISGGEGLQGWLDVPPFMTGGAMPVMPG; encoded by the coding sequence ATGCGGCGGTTGATCGCTCTGCTGGTCACCCTGGCCGCGGTACTGGCGGGCTGTGCGGGTGTGCCGAACGGGTCGGCGCCGCAGGCCATCGGGACCGTCGACCGGCCGGCACCGGCTAACCTGCCCAAGCCGACGCCCGGCATGGATCCTGACGTATTGTTGCGCGAATTCCTCAAGGCCACCGCCGATCCGGCTAACCGGCATCTCGCGGCGCGGCAGTTCCTCACCCAGTCGGCGTCCAACAACTGGGACGACGCCGGTAGCTCACTGCTGATCGACCACGTGGTATTCGTCGAAACCCACAGCGCCGAAAGGGTTTCCGTGACGATGCGGGCCGAGGTGCTTGGCTCACTGTCGGACATGGGAGTATTCGAGACCGCCGAGGGTCAGCTGCCCGACCCCGGGCCGATCGAACTGGTCAAGACGCCGGGCGGTTGGCGCATCGACAAGCTGCCCGACGGGGTGTTCCTGGACTGGCAGCAGTTCCAGGCCACCTACAAGCGCAACACGTTGTATTTCTCCGACCCGACCGGCAAGACGATGGTGCCGGACCCGCGCTACGTCGCGGTGTCCGATCGCGACCAGTTGGCCACCGAGCTGGTGTCCAAGCTGATCGCCGGTCCGCGCCCGGAGATGGTGAAGAGCGTGCACAACATGCTGACCCCGCCGGTGCGGCTGCGCGGACCGGTGACCCGCGCCGACGGCGGAAAGAGCGGTGTCGGCCGCGGTTACGGCGGCGCCCGGGTGGATTTGGAGCTGTTGACGGTCGCCGACCCGCGCAGCAGGCAATTGGTTGCGGCGCAAATCATTTGGACGCTGGCGCGCGCCGACATCAAGGGCCCCTACGTGATCAAGGCCGACGGCGCGTCGCTCGACGAGCGGTTCGCCGACGGCTGGAACACCACCGACGTCGCCGCCACCGACCCGGGCGTCGCCGAAGGTGCCGCCGCCGGGGTGCACGCGCTGATCGGCGGCCGGGTGGTGGCCCTCGACGGCCAGCGCTCCGACCCGGTGCCGGGCGCCTTCGGCCGGGCTACCGACCAGGCCGCGGCCGCCCTGTCGCGCAACGGTCATCAGGCGGCCTCGGTGGTGGTACAGCGGCCGGGTGCGCCCGACATGTCGTCGTCGTTGTGGATCGGCGACCTCGGTGGGGAAGCGGCGGAAGCCGCTGACGGACATACCCTTTCGCGACCGACCTGGTCGCTGGACGACGCGGTGTGGGTGGTCGCCGACGGCAATACCGTGCTGCGCGCCATCCAGGAGACGGCCTCGGGTCAGCCGGCCCGCCTGCCGGTCGACTCGGCTGCGGTGTCGAGTAAATTCCCGGGCGTCATCGCCGAGTTGCAGCTCTCCCGCGACGGCACCCGCGCGGCGATGCTGATCAACGGGCAGGTGATCTGCTCCAGCGTCGAGCAGACCCAGGCCGGCCAGTTCGCGCTGACCTATCCGCGGCGACTCGGCTTCGGGCTCGGTTCTTCGGTGATCTCGCTGGCCTGGCGCACCGACGAAGACATCGCGGTGAGCCGCACTGACGCCGAACACCCAGTGTCCTACGTCAACATCGACGGCGTGAATTCCGATGCGCCGACCGGTAATTTGCAACAACCGGTCGGGGTCATCGCCGCCAACCCGTCGACGGTCTACGTCGCCGATCCGCGCGGCGTGATGCAATTGTCGATCTCCGGGGGAGAGGGTCTGCAGGGCTGGCTCGACGTCCCGCCTTTCATGACCGGCGGAGCGATGCCGGTAATGCCCGGCTGA
- a CDS encoding ComF family protein: protein MLDLVLPLECGGCGASSTRWCVVCADELALGADAPRVVTPRIDPQVPVFALGRYAGARRRAIVGVKDRGRADLLRPLSLSLAEGLHRLLQWGLLDVPLTVVAAPTRGWSARRRGGDPVTRIATMASAGHPDITVVRALRMKPWARDSAGLSSTARERNIAGRVLLTRRRLPPEGELLLVDDVITTGATARESVRVLQAAGARVSAVLALAAA from the coding sequence GTGCTGGATCTGGTTCTGCCGCTCGAGTGCGGCGGTTGCGGCGCGTCGTCGACTCGATGGTGTGTGGTCTGCGCCGACGAACTCGCGTTGGGCGCCGACGCTCCGCGCGTCGTCACGCCGCGCATCGACCCGCAGGTGCCGGTGTTCGCGCTCGGGCGGTATGCGGGGGCGCGGCGGCGGGCGATCGTCGGAGTGAAGGACCGCGGCCGCGCGGACCTGCTGCGACCGCTGTCGCTGTCGCTGGCCGAGGGTCTGCACCGGCTGCTGCAATGGGGCCTGCTCGATGTCCCGCTGACCGTCGTCGCGGCCCCGACACGCGGCTGGTCGGCCCGTCGGCGCGGGGGAGACCCGGTCACCCGCATCGCGACAATGGCGAGCGCCGGTCACCCGGACATCACTGTGGTCCGCGCGCTGCGGATGAAGCCGTGGGCGCGCGACTCGGCGGGCCTGAGCAGCACGGCGCGCGAGCGCAACATCGCCGGCCGCGTGCTGCTGACGAGACGACGGCTGCCGCCCGAAGGCGAGCTGCTGCTGGTCGATGACGTCATCACCACCGGGGCGACCGCGCGTGAGTCGGTCCGGGTGTTGCAGGCGGCCGGCGCACGGGTGTCGGCTGTGCTGGCGCTGGCTGCGGCGTGA
- the hpf gene encoding ribosome hibernation-promoting factor, HPF/YfiA family: MDSGQLLAEPPADIDEHEPTPHAEVVVKGRNVEIPDHFRIYVSQKLARLERFDRTIYLFDVELDHERNRRQRKSCQHVEITARGRGPVVRGEACADSFYAALEAAVAKLEGRLRKVKDRRKVHYGDKTPVSLAAATAVLPEPEPVADDIDIPHFGDPEGANGHHQPGRVVRTKEHEARPMSVDDALYEMELVGHDFFLFYDSQTERPSVVYRRHAYDYGLIRLA; this comes from the coding sequence ATGGATTCCGGACAGCTGCTGGCTGAACCTCCGGCCGACATCGACGAGCACGAACCGACCCCGCACGCCGAGGTTGTCGTCAAGGGGCGCAACGTCGAGATCCCTGACCACTTTCGCATCTATGTCTCGCAAAAGCTCGCTCGGTTGGAGAGATTCGACCGAACCATCTACCTGTTCGACGTCGAACTCGACCACGAACGCAATCGCCGTCAGCGCAAGTCCTGCCAACACGTCGAGATCACCGCTCGCGGTCGGGGCCCGGTCGTTCGCGGCGAAGCCTGTGCCGACAGCTTCTACGCCGCGCTCGAGGCCGCGGTCGCCAAGCTCGAGGGTCGACTCCGCAAGGTCAAGGATCGTCGCAAGGTCCACTACGGCGACAAGACGCCGGTGTCGCTGGCAGCCGCCACCGCTGTGCTCCCCGAGCCCGAGCCTGTCGCAGACGACATCGACATCCCACATTTCGGCGACCCGGAGGGCGCCAACGGCCATCACCAACCCGGCCGCGTCGTGCGCACCAAGGAGCACGAGGCCAGGCCGATGTCGGTCGACGACGCGCTCTACGAGATGGAACTCGTCGGCCACGACTTCTTCCTGTTCTACGACAGCCAGACCGAGCGGCCGTCGGTGGTCTACCGGCGGCACGCCTATGACTACGGTCTGATTCGGCTGGCCTGA
- the secA gene encoding preprotein translocase subunit SecA: MLSRLLRVGEGRMVKRLKRVAEYVNTLSDETEKLTDDELRAKTAEFKKRYADGESLDDLLPEAFAVAREAAWRVLDQRHFDVQVMGGAALHFGNVAEMKTGEGKTLTSVLPAYLNALAGNGVHIVTVNDYLAKRDSEWMGRVHRFLGLDVGVILAHMTPDERRIAYGADITYGTNNEFGFDYLRDNMAHSLDDCVQRGHNFAIVDEVDSILIDEARTPLIISGPADGASNWYTEFARLAPLMEKDVHYEVDIRKRTIGVHELGVEFVEDQLGIDNLYEAANSPLVSYLNNALKAKELFARDKDYIVRDGEVIIVDEFTGRTLVGRRYNEGMHQAIEAKERVEIKAENQTLATITLQNYFRLYDKLSGMTGTAETEAAELHEIYKLGVVPIPTNKEMIRVDQTDLIYKTEEAKYIAVVDDVSERYEKGQPVLIGTTSVERSEYLSRQFQKRRIPHNVLNAKYHEQEAGIIAEAGRRGAITVATNMAGRGTDIVLGGNVDFLTDLRLRARGLDPVETPEEYEAAWHDELPVVKAEAAAEAKEVTEAGGLYVLGTERHESRRIDNQLRGRSGRQGDPGESRFYLSLGDELMRRFNGAALESLLTRLNLPDDVPIEAKMVTRAIKSAQTQVEQQNFEVRKNVLKYDEVMNQQRMVIYAERRRILEGENLQQQAHDMLVDVITAYVDGATAEGYAEDWDLEKLWEALKTLYPVGIAHETLIDGDEVGEPGELTREELLDALVADAERAYARREAELEELAGEGAMRQLERNVLLNVIDRKWREHLYEMDYLKEGIGLRAMAQRDPLVEYQREGFDMFTGMLDGLKEESVGFLFNVAVEAAPPAQQVGHVAEPEGLAEFATAAAARSQQQGAREAVPALRAKGIDNEAPPLTYTGPAEDGSAQVQGNGGKSAASASGGTRRERREAARRQGRHSKPKRR; the protein is encoded by the coding sequence GTGCTTTCTAGACTGCTGCGCGTTGGCGAAGGTCGCATGGTCAAGCGCCTCAAGCGGGTGGCCGAATACGTCAACACCCTGTCCGACGAGACCGAGAAGCTGACCGACGACGAACTGCGTGCCAAAACGGCCGAGTTCAAGAAGCGCTACGCCGACGGCGAGAGCCTCGACGACCTGCTTCCCGAGGCGTTCGCGGTGGCCCGCGAGGCCGCCTGGCGGGTGCTCGACCAGCGGCACTTCGACGTGCAGGTGATGGGTGGTGCCGCGCTGCATTTCGGCAATGTCGCAGAGATGAAGACCGGTGAGGGCAAGACCCTCACGTCGGTGCTGCCGGCCTACCTCAACGCCCTTGCCGGTAATGGCGTCCACATCGTCACGGTCAACGACTATCTCGCCAAACGTGACAGCGAGTGGATGGGCCGGGTGCACCGCTTCCTGGGCCTGGACGTCGGGGTGATCCTGGCCCACATGACGCCCGACGAGCGCCGCATCGCCTACGGCGCCGACATCACCTACGGCACCAACAACGAGTTCGGGTTCGACTACCTGCGCGACAACATGGCCCACTCCTTGGACGACTGCGTCCAGCGTGGCCACAACTTCGCCATCGTCGACGAGGTCGACTCGATCCTGATCGACGAGGCCCGTACACCGCTGATCATCTCCGGCCCCGCCGACGGCGCCTCGAACTGGTACACCGAATTCGCGCGGTTGGCTCCGCTGATGGAGAAGGACGTCCACTACGAGGTCGACATCCGGAAGCGGACCATCGGTGTGCACGAGCTCGGCGTGGAGTTCGTCGAGGACCAGCTCGGCATCGACAACCTGTACGAAGCCGCCAATTCGCCGCTGGTCAGCTACCTCAACAACGCGCTGAAGGCCAAGGAACTCTTCGCCCGCGACAAGGACTACATCGTGCGCGACGGCGAGGTGATCATCGTCGACGAGTTCACCGGCCGAACCTTGGTGGGGCGCCGTTACAACGAAGGCATGCACCAGGCCATCGAGGCCAAGGAGCGCGTCGAGATCAAGGCCGAGAACCAAACTCTGGCCACCATCACGCTGCAGAACTACTTCCGGCTCTACGACAAGCTGTCCGGCATGACCGGTACCGCCGAGACCGAGGCGGCCGAACTGCACGAGATCTACAAGCTGGGCGTGGTGCCGATCCCGACCAACAAAGAAATGATCCGCGTCGACCAGACCGACCTAATCTACAAGACGGAGGAAGCCAAATACATCGCCGTCGTCGACGACGTCAGCGAGCGCTACGAAAAGGGCCAGCCGGTGCTGATCGGTACCACCAGCGTGGAGCGCTCGGAATACCTGTCGCGCCAATTCCAGAAGCGGCGCATCCCGCACAACGTCCTCAACGCGAAGTATCACGAGCAGGAGGCCGGCATCATCGCCGAGGCCGGACGCCGGGGCGCGATCACGGTCGCCACCAACATGGCCGGCCGTGGTACCGACATCGTGCTGGGCGGCAACGTCGACTTCCTCACCGACCTGCGGCTGCGAGCCCGGGGACTGGACCCTGTCGAGACGCCCGAGGAGTACGAGGCGGCCTGGCATGACGAGTTACCCGTCGTGAAGGCCGAGGCCGCCGCCGAGGCCAAGGAGGTCACCGAGGCCGGTGGGCTCTATGTGCTCGGCACCGAGCGGCACGAATCCCGCCGGATCGACAACCAGCTGCGCGGCCGTTCCGGCCGCCAGGGCGACCCGGGCGAATCGCGCTTCTATCTGTCACTGGGTGACGAGTTGATGCGTCGTTTCAACGGCGCGGCGCTGGAATCGCTGCTGACCAGGTTGAACCTGCCTGACGACGTGCCGATCGAGGCCAAGATGGTGACCCGGGCGATCAAGAGCGCCCAGACCCAGGTCGAGCAGCAGAACTTCGAGGTCCGCAAGAACGTCCTCAAGTACGACGAAGTGATGAACCAGCAGCGCATGGTCATCTACGCCGAACGCCGTCGCATTCTGGAAGGCGAGAATCTGCAGCAGCAGGCCCACGACATGCTCGTCGACGTGATCACCGCTTACGTCGACGGCGCCACCGCCGAGGGCTACGCCGAGGACTGGGACCTGGAGAAACTCTGGGAGGCCCTGAAGACGCTGTATCCGGTGGGCATCGCGCACGAGACGCTGATCGACGGCGACGAGGTCGGTGAGCCCGGCGAGCTGACTCGCGAGGAGCTGCTCGACGCGCTGGTCGCCGACGCCGAGCGGGCTTACGCCAGGCGCGAAGCTGAGCTCGAAGAACTGGCCGGCGAGGGCGCGATGCGCCAACTGGAACGCAACGTGCTGCTCAACGTCATCGACCGTAAGTGGCGCGAACACCTCTACGAGATGGACTACCTCAAAGAAGGCATCGGCCTGCGTGCGATGGCCCAGCGCGACCCGCTGGTCGAATACCAGCGTGAGGGCTTCGACATGTTCACCGGCATGCTGGACGGCCTGAAGGAAGAGTCGGTCGGCTTCCTGTTCAACGTCGCGGTCGAGGCGGCGCCGCCGGCGCAGCAGGTCGGACACGTCGCCGAGCCGGAGGGACTGGCCGAGTTCGCCACCGCGGCCGCGGCCAGGTCGCAGCAGCAGGGTGCCCGCGAGGCGGTTCCGGCGTTGCGCGCCAAGGGAATCGACAACGAAGCGCCGCCGCTGACCTACACCGGGCCCGCCGAGGACGGCTCGGCCCAGGTGCAGGGCAACGGCGGCAAATCTGCTGCCAGCGCCTCTGGCGGAACACGCCGCGAGCGCCGCGAGGCCGCCCGCCGTCAGGGCAGGCACTCCAAGCCCAAGCGGCGCTAG
- a CDS encoding Rv3235 family protein codes for MLTDSDPADSSSSNEEPFAITRVVDCEPPARDVRQCRPAPTAVRRRTPGLPQRPPPVAAMPLPMRQAATFADAALRRVLEVIDRRRPIAQLNGLLAVGLVDSVLSANRLSCSRDGVAVLRRVRLQPAGPTAAEVFGSYSRGARTHAIACRLEARPTPDGAGRWQVVALHIG; via the coding sequence ATGTTGACCGATTCTGACCCGGCGGACTCGAGTTCCTCGAACGAGGAGCCGTTCGCCATCACCCGGGTCGTCGATTGCGAGCCGCCCGCTCGCGACGTCCGGCAGTGCCGTCCCGCGCCCACCGCTGTGCGACGGCGCACGCCGGGACTCCCACAGCGACCTCCACCGGTAGCCGCGATGCCGCTGCCCATGCGCCAGGCGGCAACATTCGCCGATGCCGCCCTGCGCCGGGTGTTGGAGGTCATCGACCGACGCCGCCCCATCGCCCAGCTGAACGGACTGCTGGCGGTCGGCCTGGTCGACTCGGTGCTCTCGGCCAATCGACTGTCCTGCAGCCGCGATGGCGTGGCGGTGTTGCGCCGGGTGCGGCTGCAGCCAGCCGGCCCGACCGCGGCCGAAGTGTTCGGCAGTTACAGCCGTGGGGCCCGCACGCATGCCATCGCCTGCCGCCTCGAGGCCCGGCCGACTCCTGATGGCGCCGGACGGTGGCAGGTGGTCGCCCTACACATCGGCTAG